Below is a window of Mycolicibacterium chitae DNA.
ATGCCCAGGCCGCCGTCCCAGATCCGCAGGGCGGCCAGCGCACCCGCGCCGCCGCTGCCGAAGTAGGTCTGCCAATCGGTCAGTACGTGATAGATCCGGCCACCGATGAGCCCGAACGGCACCGCCCACAACGCGATGTCGTAGATGACGCCCTGCTCGCCCCCGCGCGCCACCCAGCGCCGGTCCCCGATGACCAATGCGGCGACGATGCCGATGATGATGCACACCGCGTAGGCCCGGATCGGGAACGGACCTAAGAACCACACCCCCTGCGGGGGACTCGGAAAATAGGCCAGCGTTGTGGTGATCACCCAGAAACCCCAGTCACCTTCTGTCGTACACCCGCCACCAATTCCTCGGTGAGCGTTCGCATTGTGCTCAGATCCTCGCCCAAGGCCGACACCAGCGCCGAGCCGACGATGACCCCGTCGGCGTAGGCGCCGATCTCGGCGGCCTGCTCGCGGGAGCGCACCCCCAGCCCGACGCCGGTCGGGATGTCGGAGACACCGCGGACCCGGGCCACCAACTCCGGGGCGGCGTTGGACACCGCGTCGCGCGCGCCGGTCACGCCCATCGTCGAGGCGACGTAGACGAAACCGCGGCAGGCATCGACGGTGGTCGCCAACCGTTCCGGTGTGGACGACGGCGCCACCAGGAAGATGCGGTCCAGGCCGTGGGCTTCGGAGGCGGCGAACCAGTCGTCGGCCTCGTCCGGAATCAGATCCGGCGTGACCAGGCCGAGGCCACCGGCGGCCGCGAGGTCGCGGGCGAAAGCGTCGACTCCGTAGCGCAGCACCAGGTTCCAGTACACCATCACCACCGCATGCCCGCCGGCGTTGCTGATCGCCTCGACGGCACGCAGGCTGTCGCGCACCCGCACACCCTTGCGCAGGGCGACCTCGGTGGCCGCGGCGATGGTGGGTCCGTCCATCCCGGGGTCGGAGTAGGGAATGCCGACCTCGACGATGTCGCAGCCCGCGTCGATCAGGGTGGTCATCGCGTCGATCGAGGTGGGCACGTCGGGGTAACCGACGGGCAGGTAGCCGATCAGCGCCGCGCGCTGCTCGCTGCGTGCGGTCTCGAACAGCGGCCCCAGCCGGCCCGCGGCGCTCACGACTGCACCGCCGATTCGTCCAGCAAATCGAACCACTTTGCTGCGGTGGCGACGTCCTTGTCGCCGCGGCCAGACAGATTTACCACCACGATGGTGCCGGGGCCGAGTTCGGCGCCCAGTTTCAGCGCGCCCGCCACAGCGTGCGCGGACTCGATCGCCGGGATGATTCCCTCGGTGCGGCACAGCAACCGGAAGGCGTCCATCGCCTCGGAGTCGGTGATCGGGCGATACTCGGCCCGCCCGATCTCACGCAGGTGGGCATGCTCGGGGCCCACCCCCGGGTAGTCCAAACCCGCTGAGATGGAATGGGATTCGATGGTCTGCCCGTCCTCGTCCTGCAGTAGGTAGGAGTACGAACCCTGGAACGCGCCCGGCGATCCGCCGGTGAACGTCGCCGCGTGACGACCGGTCTCCACGCCGTCACCGGCGGCCTCGTAGCCCACCAGGCGCACGCCCGGATCGTCGAGGAACGCGTGGAAGAGTCCGATCGCGTTCGAGCCGCCGCCCACGCAGGCCACGGCCGCATCGGGCAGCCGGCCGGCCTGGGCCTGGATCTGTTGGCGCGCCTCGAGTCCGATGATGCGCTGGAAGTCGCGCACCATCGCGGGGAACGGGTGGGGGCCCGCGGCGGTGCCGAAGCAGTAGTAGGTGGAGTCGGCGTTGGTGACCCAGTCCCGGAACGCGTCGTTGATGGCGTCCTTGAGGGTCTTGGACCCCGATTCGACCGAGATCACCTCGGCGCCCAGCAGCCGCATCCGGGCGACGTTGAGGGCCTGCCGGGCGGTGTCGACCGCCCCCATGTAGATCACGCACTCGAGGTCGAGCAGTGCGCACGCGGTGGCCGTCGCCACCCCGTGCTGGCCGGCGCCGGTCTCGGCGATGACCCGCTTCTTGCCCATGTGCCGGGCCAGCAGGGCCTGGCCGAGGACGTTGTTGATCTTGTGCGAGCCGGTGTGGTTGAGGTCCTCGCGCTTGAGGAACAGCCGCGCGCCGCCGGCGTGCTCGGAGAGCCGCGTCGCCTCGTAGAGCGGTGAGGGGCGGCCGGTGTAGTGGGTCTGCAACCGGTCGAGTTCGTCGAGGAACTCCCGGTCGATGCGCACCTTGTCGTAGGCGGCGGTGACCTCTTCGATCACCGCCATCAGCGCCTCGGCGACATAACGGCCACCGTAGACGCCGAAGTGGCCGCGCTCATCGGGGCCGTGCGCGGTGTGCTCGGAGACCGCGGCGCTCATGCGGGGAAGGTCGGGAAGTGTGAAATCGGCCATGGCTCAAGACCCTTCGCGCACGGGGAACATCGAGTGCTAGCGTGCCGGCTTGGGGCAGGACGGGTGCGCGCCGGCGGTCACCAGATCGGCCACCGCGGTGCGCGGGTCACCGCTGGTCACCACGCCCTCCCCCACCAGCACGGCATCCGCGCCGGCACCGGCGTAGGCCAACAGATCGGCCGTGTCGCGCACCCCGGATTCGGCCACCCGGATGACATTGCTGGGCAGGCCGGGCGCGATCCGCGAGAAGCAGTCGCGGTCCACCTTCAGCGTCTTGAGGTCGCGTGCGTTGACGCCGATGACGGTGGCCCCGGCCTGCAGGGCGCGGTCGGCCTCCTCCTCGGTGTGCACCTCGACCAGGGCGGTCATCCCCAGCGATTCGGTGCGCTCGAGCATCGACACCAGGGCCGGTTGCTCGAGGGCCGCGACGATCAGCAGCAGCATGTCCGCGCCGTGCGCCCGCGCCTCGTGAATCTGGTAGGGCCGCACGATGAAGTCCTTGCGCAGCACCGGGATGGACACCGCGGCACGCACGGCGTCGAGGTCGGCGAGCGACCCGTGGAACTTGCGTTCCTCGGTCAGCACGCTGACGATCCGCGCACCGCCGCTCTCGTAGGCGCGGGCCAAATCGGCCGGGTCGGGAATGTTGGCCAACTCGCCCCGCGACGGGCTGGCGCGCTTGACCTCGGCGATCACACCGATGCCGGGGGCACGCAGCGCCGCCAGCACGTCCAGGGGTGGCGGGGCCGCGTTGGCCGCGGCCTTGATCTGCTCCAGGCTGACGACGGCCTCTCGAGCGGCGACATCAGCCCGAACCCCGTCGATGATGGAGTCGAGGACGTTCGGCGCACTCATGCCAGTCGTTCCTTCCTGCACTAGCCCAAACCCCGCGTTCGGAACGGTTCGCACCGTCCCACCGCATTGCCGAAAGGGTAGCCGTTCATCGAGCGGCGAGTTTCACCGACCCTCCGACGACGGACCCGGTTCCGGCCCCGTGTCCCCGTCGGTGGGGTCCTGCCCCTCATCCAGGGCGTCCCACATCGTCCGCTCGGACATCGGTTCGGAAGTCTGCACTGGTGAGGACCCATCGGCGGGGGTCTGCGTCTGCTCGCGCAGCGCGGCGCGACGCGCCCCCGGCGTCGTGTACCGCCCCTGGGTGGCCCCCTCCCGGGCGGCCGCCCGCATCAGCAGGGCCGCGGCCACCAGTGTCGCGACACCAGCGCACAACGTGAGCACCGCGCCGGCGTAGTGCCGCTCGCTGCCCACCAACGTGATGAGCTGGACCTCGGCGAGTTCGGTGGCCCGCAGGGCGACATCGGGCACCACCCATTGACTGATCGCCAGGTAGCCGAGGGCGGCGCTGACCACCGCCAGCAGCAGCGCCAGCACCCGCAGCGGCCACCCGCGCACGGCCAGCGTCGCCACCACGGCCGCGCCCAGCAGCAGCGCGACCGGCACCAGCGCCGTCGACCACCTCGAACCGGTCAGTGCGATGGTCTTCGGCGGGCCCAACTCGTCGAAGGACTCCACCTCCACCCAGGTCAGTCGGCTGGCCACGTACAGAACGACGGCCGCGACCAGCAGCAGTAGCTGGGCGATGCGGATCGGGGTCAGCCCGCGACGCGGTGTGTCAGTCATGGCCGCCCGGAGCCGCCAGGGTCTCGGCCGCGGCGATCGCGGCCAGCACCGCCTTGGCCTTGTTGGTGGCCTCGTTGAACTCGTAGGGGCCGTTGGAATCGGCGACCACTCCGCCGCCGGACTGCACGTAGGCGGTGCCGTCGCGCATCAGCGCGGTGCGGATGGCGATGGCGAAGTCGGCGTTGCCCGCGAAGTCCAGGTAACCCACGACGCCGCCGTACAGGCCGCGCCGGGTCAGCTCGACCTCCTCGATGAGCTCCATGGCACGCACCTTGGGCGCCCCCGACAGGGTCCCGGCCGGGAAGCACGCGGTCACCGCGTCCAGGGCGGTGTGGTCGTCGGCCAGCAGACCGGTGACCGTGGACACCAGGTGCATGACGTGGCTGTAGCGCTCGATGTGGCTGTAGTCCTCGACGCGCACCGTGCCGGGTACGCAGACCCGGCCCAGATCGTTGCGGCCGAGGTCGACGAGCATCAGATGCTCGGCGCGTTCCTTCTCGTCGGCGAGCAGATCCTTCTCCAGCAGCTGGTCTTCCTCCTCGGTGGCGCCGCGCCACCGGGTCCCGGCGATGGGATGGGTCTTGGCCCACCCGTCCTGCACCGTCACCAGCGCCTCGGGGCTGGACCCGACGATCGAAAAGGCCGTTCCGCCAGTCTCGTTCGGGACGTGCACGAGGTACATGTAAGGGCTCGGGTTGGACACGCGCAGCATCCGGTACACGTCGATCGGGTCGACGGCGGTGTCCATCTCGAAGCGTTGCGACGGCACCACCTGGAAGGCCTCACCGGCCTCGATGTCGGCGACGAGCTTGTCGACGATGGCGCTGTACTCGGCCACCGTCCGTTGCGAACGGTGCGCCGGTGTCGGGCGGCTGAAGCCGGCCACCGTCGAGGGCAGCGGCTGACCCAGCGCCTCGGTCATCACGTCCAGGCGGGCCACCGCGTCGTCGTAGGCCTCGTCCACCCGCTCGTCGGTGCCGTTCCAGTTGACCGCGTTGGCGATCAGCGTGATCGTGCCCTCGTGGTGGTCCACCGCGGCGATGTCGGTGGCCAGCATCATCACCAGATCGGGCAAGCCCAGGTCGTCGACGGTGGTCTCGGGCAGCCGTTCCAGCCGGCGCACCAGGTCGTAGGCGAAGAAGCCGACCATCCCGCCCGACAGCGGCGGCAGGTCCGGCATGGCCGCGGTGCGCAGCACCTCGAGGGTGGCCTGCAGGGCCTGCAGCGGATCCCCGCCGCTGGGGGCGTCCTGCGGGGTGGCCCCCAGCCACACGGCCTCGCCGTCGCGCACGGTCAGCGCCGAGGGCGCGCCGGCGCCGATGAACGACCAGCGCGACCAGGATCGGCCGTTCTCGGCGGACTCCAGCAGGAAGGTGCCGGGCCGGTTGGCCGCGAGCTTGCGGTAGGCCGACAGCGGCGTCTCGCTGTCGGCGAGCACCTTGCGGGTCACCGGAACCACGCGGTGCTCGGCCGCGAGCACCCGGAAATCCTCCCGGGTGGTGGTGGCGGCGATGTTGACGTCGGCGTGCACGGGGAACATCCTCCCAGACGTTTCCGAGACCTCCGGCGTAGCGTGACGATCATGAAACCCGGTGATGTCGTCGAGGACTTCGCACTGCCCGATCAGACCGGCGCCGAGCGCAGGCTCAGCGAACTGTTGGCCGACGGCCCGGTCGTGTTGTTCTTCTACCCCGCCGCCATGACCCCGGGGTGCACCAAGGAGGCCTGTCACTTCCGGGATCTGGCGGCCGAATTCGCCGCGGTGGGCGCCCAGCGGGTGGGCATCAGCACCGACAGCGTCGACAAGCAGGCGCAGTTCGCCGGCAAGGAGAAGTTCGACTATCCGCTGCTGTCGGATTCCGACGGTGCGGTGGCCGCGGCGTTCGGTGTGAAGCGTGGTTTGCTCGGCAAATTCATGCCGGTCAAGCGGACCACCTTTGTCATCGACACCGACCGGCGGGTGCTCGAGGTGATCGCCAGCGAACTCAGCATGGACACCCACGCCGACAAGGCGCTCGAGACGTTGCGGGCACGCCCGGCCGCGCGCGGATGACGCCGGTGCTCGAGCTTGCCGACGTCACCTTCCGACGCAACGGCAAGCAGATCATCGACGGCATTTCCCTGACCGTGCAGCCCGGTGAGCACTGGGCGCTGCTGGGTCCCAATGGCGCCGGCAAGAGCACGCTGCTGGGTTTCTGCGCCGCCGTCACCTTCCCCACCACCGGTGCCGTGCACGTGCTCGGCCAACAGCTCGGCCGGGTCGAGCTGGCCAAGCTGCGGCACTGGATCGGGCACGTCAACCCGCGCCACCGGCTCCAAAGCCCGCTGACCGTGCGCGAAGTGGTGCTCACCGGCATCACCGCGACCATCGACCTGCCGATGCACTGGTCACCCACCGCCGAGGACGTGCAGCGTGCCGACGCGATGATCGAGACGGTCGGCATGTCCGCCAAGGCCGACGGCAGCTGGCCCACGCTGTCGCAGGGCGAACGCGGCCGGGCGCTGATCGCGCGGGCCCTGATCGCCTCCCCGCGGCTGCTGCTGCTCGACGAGCCGACCACCGGTCTCGACGTGGCGGCCCGCGAACAGTTGCTCGAGACGGTGGACGCCCTCGATCAGACGCACCCCGACATGGCCTCGGTGTTGGTCACCCACCACCTCGAGGAGCTGCCGACCTCCACCACGCACGCGCTGCTCATCGCCGAGGGGCGCACCGTGGCCAGTGGCCCCGCGCGCCAGACGGTGACCACCGACAACGTCACCGCGGCGTTCGACCATCCGATCGAGGTCGGCTATGTGGACGGCCGCTGGTCGGCACGCACCAAGGCGAACCGAATCGACCTGTAGGACAACGGCTCAGGGGCCGAGCAGCTGATCGGCGTCGAAGCAGCTGTGGTCGCCGGTGTGACATGCCCCGCCGACCTGGTCGACCACCAGCAGCACGGCGTCGCCGTCGCAGTCCAGCCGCACGGAGTGCACCCGCTGGGTGTGCCCCGACGTCGCGCCCTTGATCCACTGCTGTTGGCGCGAGCGCGAATAGTAGGTGGCCTCACGGGTTTGCAGGGTGCGGGCCAGGGCGTCGTCGTCCATCCAGGCCACCATCAGCACGTCGCCGCTACCGCGTTCCTGGACCACCGCGGTGAACAGACCGTCGTCGTTGCGCTTGAGGCGCGCCGCGATTGCCGGGTCCAGCGTCATCGTACGCAAATCCCCTCTGCCGCCATGGCGTCCTTGACCTGACGGATGGTCAGCTCGCCGAAGTGGAAGACACTGGCCGCCAACACCGCGTCGGCGCCTGCGGCCACCGCGGGTGCGAAGTGTTCGACGGCACCGGCGCCACCGCTGGCGATCACCGGCACCCCCACCGCGGCG
It encodes the following:
- the trpA gene encoding tryptophan synthase subunit alpha; the protein is MSAAGRLGPLFETARSEQRAALIGYLPVGYPDVPTSIDAMTTLIDAGCDIVEVGIPYSDPGMDGPTIAAATEVALRKGVRVRDSLRAVEAISNAGGHAVVMVYWNLVLRYGVDAFARDLAAAGGLGLVTPDLIPDEADDWFAASEAHGLDRIFLVAPSSTPERLATTVDACRGFVYVASTMGVTGARDAVSNAAPELVARVRGVSDIPTGVGLGVRSREQAAEIGAYADGVIVGSALVSALGEDLSTMRTLTEELVAGVRQKVTGVSG
- the trpB gene encoding tryptophan synthase subunit beta, coding for MADFTLPDLPRMSAAVSEHTAHGPDERGHFGVYGGRYVAEALMAVIEEVTAAYDKVRIDREFLDELDRLQTHYTGRPSPLYEATRLSEHAGGARLFLKREDLNHTGSHKINNVLGQALLARHMGKKRVIAETGAGQHGVATATACALLDLECVIYMGAVDTARQALNVARMRLLGAEVISVESGSKTLKDAINDAFRDWVTNADSTYYCFGTAAGPHPFPAMVRDFQRIIGLEARQQIQAQAGRLPDAAVACVGGGSNAIGLFHAFLDDPGVRLVGYEAAGDGVETGRHAATFTGGSPGAFQGSYSYLLQDEDGQTIESHSISAGLDYPGVGPEHAHLREIGRAEYRPITDSEAMDAFRLLCRTEGIIPAIESAHAVAGALKLGAELGPGTIVVVNLSGRGDKDVATAAKWFDLLDESAVQS
- the trpC gene encoding indole-3-glycerol phosphate synthase TrpC yields the protein MSAPNVLDSIIDGVRADVAAREAVVSLEQIKAAANAAPPPLDVLAALRAPGIGVIAEVKRASPSRGELANIPDPADLARAYESGGARIVSVLTEERKFHGSLADLDAVRAAVSIPVLRKDFIVRPYQIHEARAHGADMLLLIVAALEQPALVSMLERTESLGMTALVEVHTEEEADRALQAGATVIGVNARDLKTLKVDRDCFSRIAPGLPSNVIRVAESGVRDTADLLAYAGAGADAVLVGEGVVTSGDPRTAVADLVTAGAHPSCPKPAR
- a CDS encoding TIGR02234 family membrane protein, giving the protein MTDTPRRGLTPIRIAQLLLLVAAVVLYVASRLTWVEVESFDELGPPKTIALTGSRWSTALVPVALLLGAAVVATLAVRGWPLRVLALLLAVVSAALGYLAISQWVVPDVALRATELAEVQLITLVGSERHYAGAVLTLCAGVATLVAAALLMRAAAREGATQGRYTTPGARRAALREQTQTPADGSSPVQTSEPMSERTMWDALDEGQDPTDGDTGPEPGPSSEGR
- a CDS encoding anthranilate synthase component I; translated protein: MFPVHADVNIAATTTREDFRVLAAEHRVVPVTRKVLADSETPLSAYRKLAANRPGTFLLESAENGRSWSRWSFIGAGAPSALTVRDGEAVWLGATPQDAPSGGDPLQALQATLEVLRTAAMPDLPPLSGGMVGFFAYDLVRRLERLPETTVDDLGLPDLVMMLATDIAAVDHHEGTITLIANAVNWNGTDERVDEAYDDAVARLDVMTEALGQPLPSTVAGFSRPTPAHRSQRTVAEYSAIVDKLVADIEAGEAFQVVPSQRFEMDTAVDPIDVYRMLRVSNPSPYMYLVHVPNETGGTAFSIVGSSPEALVTVQDGWAKTHPIAGTRWRGATEEEDQLLEKDLLADEKERAEHLMLVDLGRNDLGRVCVPGTVRVEDYSHIERYSHVMHLVSTVTGLLADDHTALDAVTACFPAGTLSGAPKVRAMELIEEVELTRRGLYGGVVGYLDFAGNADFAIAIRTALMRDGTAYVQSGGGVVADSNGPYEFNEATNKAKAVLAAIAAAETLAAPGGHD
- a CDS encoding peroxiredoxin; this encodes MKPGDVVEDFALPDQTGAERRLSELLADGPVVLFFYPAAMTPGCTKEACHFRDLAAEFAAVGAQRVGISTDSVDKQAQFAGKEKFDYPLLSDSDGAVAAAFGVKRGLLGKFMPVKRTTFVIDTDRRVLEVIASELSMDTHADKALETLRARPAARG
- a CDS encoding ABC transporter ATP-binding protein, yielding MTPVLELADVTFRRNGKQIIDGISLTVQPGEHWALLGPNGAGKSTLLGFCAAVTFPTTGAVHVLGQQLGRVELAKLRHWIGHVNPRHRLQSPLTVREVVLTGITATIDLPMHWSPTAEDVQRADAMIETVGMSAKADGSWPTLSQGERGRALIARALIASPRLLLLDEPTTGLDVAAREQLLETVDALDQTHPDMASVLVTHHLEELPTSTTHALLIAEGRTVASGPARQTVTTDNVTAAFDHPIEVGYVDGRWSARTKANRIDL
- the hisI gene encoding phosphoribosyl-AMP cyclohydrolase codes for the protein MTLDPAIAARLKRNDDGLFTAVVQERGSGDVLMVAWMDDDALARTLQTREATYYSRSRQQQWIKGATSGHTQRVHSVRLDCDGDAVLLVVDQVGGACHTGDHSCFDADQLLGP